The nucleotide sequence GTTGTGGCGGAGTTATATTGCCGGGGCCATTCTGCTGGGTATTGCCCCCTGTACCGCCATGGTGCTGATGTGGGGCTATCTTGCCAAGGGCAATGACGGCCTGACCCTGGTCATGGTGGCGATCAACTCGCTGATGATGCTCCTGCTCTACGGGCCCCTGGGCGGCCTGCTGCTCAATGTCAATGCCATGCCTGTTCCCTGGCAGACCATGCTCTTGTCGGTGGCAATCTATGTTGCCTTTCCCTTATTGGCAGGCTACCTGACCCGGAAGTGGATCATCAGCCGCAAGGGGATAGACTGGTTTAATGCAAAGTTCCTCCATCGCCTGACCCCGGTCAGTATAACCGCCCTGCTCTTTACCTTGGTACTGTTGTTCTCCTTTAAGGGGGAGATCATCATCGCTAACCCCCTCACCATTGTCTGGATTGCCATCCCGCTCTTTGTCCAGACTATTGTCATCTTTGTCCTGGGCTATTTTGTCCTGGCCCGGTGGCTGGGGCTTTCCTACCAGGATGCAGCACCTGCTGCCCTGATCGGGGCCTCAAACCATTTTGAGGTGGCCATCGCAACAGCGGTTATCCTCTTTGGCTTATCCTCTGGTGCGGCTTTAGCCACAGTGGTGGGGGTACTGATAGAGGTGCCGCTGATGCTCATGTTGGTGGCTGTCTGTAAACGTACAGCGCACCTTTTTGGTGAGGGCGATCGGGATGAATCCCCTTATATGGCCAAACCAACGGAATAGGAGGGGGGCGTTTTACTCGTAAAGGGTTGCCCCAATGAGCATGTCTGCGAATAGCTGCCAACTGGGAGTGTCGGCATTGATGTCCTCTCCATTTCTTTGCAAAGAGCCAGGAAGATCTTCAGTGTACCATGTCAATGCCTCAAGAAAGTTTTCCAGGGTTTCGTTTTCCCAGGTGGATCTTTCATGCAGGTAGGTGTGATAAAGAAAACGGAGAAAACGAACAAAATCTTCTCGGGTCTTAATGTTGCTGGTGTCGTAATTGATCATAGTGCACTGTGGCTAATTGGTAGGGGTAATCATGTCCTAAGTAAGGGTTTGCTGATGATTGCATAAAACGTGCCTCGTCCTTTCATGCCTTAATGAGCGTCCATATCCCGATAGCAATAAAGCCTGTGCCAGCAAGATAGTGGAGATGTCGTTCACTGATATACTGAGAAAGAAGGCCACCAACAAGCACCCCTAGGCCAGAGGTCACAATTAAGGCCAAGGAGGCCCCGAGAAACACGATGAGTTTGTTGGCTTCTTTATCTGCGGCAAAGAGCATGGTTGCCAGTTGGGTTTTATCGCCAAGTTCCGCGATAAAGACCGTTATAAAGACTGCGAAGAAAACGTTATTGTGCAAGGCCCTAACCTCTCGTCTCATTGAAGTCAAATAACTCAGGCAATTGCTGCTCGTTTCCTTCCCTCTGCTGCCTACCTAGCAAGATACCCTGCTCAGCTGGAGCCCGCAAGCCCTTTAACAGCGCCTTCTCCCAAGAGAATCAATCCTCATGGCGATAAAAAATGTCTACATACGTAAGAGATGATGGTTTTGTAAAAAGTCCAATTTTGCGAAAAATCGTACTGTAACTCGTTGAGTTGCTGTCAGTGATTTGCTAATTTCTGACTTTTCACAAAACCATCTTGCTTGGCCATGAAAAAAGGGCGGACATGGACGTCCGCCCCTGGTGTTTCTGTGCTTAGAGTGGGGATGGGGTGAATGCGCTTCTCTGCCGATCAGGGAGGCCCTACTCCACAAAGCTGGCAATCTCTTCCACCGGGCTGCGCTGGGTGCGCAGGCCATTGGCTGGATCCTCTTGATCTGGATAGCCCATAGAGATCCCCAAGACCAGTCGTTTGTCCGCCGGGATAGCCAGGTACTCTTTAATCTGCTGGGCATAGTCAGTGACAAAGGCCTGGGGTACCGTGCCTATGCCCTTGGCCTGGGCAACCAGCATCAGGGTCTGGGCAAAGAGGCCCAGATCAAAGAGGGACCAGGGTGATAGGGAACTGTCCTGATAAAGATAGATGGCATGGGGGGCGCCGTAGAAAGAGAAGTTGGCCTTCCTGGCCCTGGTGATGATCGCCGGATCATTGAGATCCATGCCGGTGTAGGTCGTGCGCTGGCTTATGAGGCGGTCAATGCGGGCTTGTTCTGTCTCAGGCCAGGATGCTGGGGCAGGAAGGTCTGGACAGAAGGGGGTGCCGTTGTCCAGCAGCTCAATCATCATTTCTGAGAGGCCTTGTTTTTTTTTGCCAGAAACCACCATGACCTGCCAGGGCTGACTATTCTTATAAGAAGGACTGCGGCAGGCCGTGGTAATAATCTCTGTCAGCAGATCTCGGGGGACCGGTTTGTCCTGAAAGGCCCGGATACTGCGCCGGTTAGTGATGCAGGTGAGGGCGTCCATATCTCTTTCTCCTTTGTATGTAAAATGGGTAGGGGCACGGCGCGCCGTGCCCCTACGGACCGTTCTGTTTAATGCTTAAACGACCGCTGACCAGTGAACATCATGGCTACCTGGGGTGATGCCTCGTTACAGGCCTCGATGGTGGCATAGTCACGCATGGAACCACCTGCCTGAAGAATAGCGGTGATACCCTCGCGAATACCCACATCAGCGCCATCCCGGAAGGGGAAAAAGGCATCGGAGATCATGGTGGAGCCGGGCAGCCCCCCCCGATCCGCCTTGACCTTGGCATCAATGGCTGCTTTATCGCCAGCATCCCGCTTGCCTTGTTCAATTTCCAGGGCCAGATCGGCATAGGGGATACCGAACTGATCAAAACAAATGATGTCGGCATATTTTACATAGGCCTTATGGACCGCGATTTCAGCCACACCTACGCGATCCTGCTCACCCGTCCCGATACCGGTGGTGCAACCGTCCTTGACGTAGATAACTGAGTTGGAGGTGACCCCGTGTTCCACGGCCCAGCCAAAGATCATGTCATCCAGCTCCTGCTGCGTCGGTTGGCGCGCACAGGCGTATTCCTGGCCCTTCCAGGTTGCAGTGGCTGGTTTCAGGTCCGCAGCAGAACGGATAGAATTAACAGCAGACTGCTGAATAATGATGCCACCGTCAATCAGAGACTTAAAGTCAACAAAGCGGTACTTCTCAAAGTCAGCCAAGCGGTTGATGCCGTCCATGCGGATAACCCGCAGGTTCTTGGCCTTGGCCAGGATCTCCAGAGCGCCGTCCTCGAACTCAGGGGCACAAACAACCTCCAGGTAGTTCTGGCTCATCAGTTCTGCCGTTGCCTTGTCAATGGCCTGGCTGGTGATCACGGCCCCACCAAAGGCAGCAATGCGGTCGGCCCGGTTGGCCTTATTATAGGCATCTGCCAGGTTCGCACCCACAGCAGCACCACAGGGGTTATTATGCTTGAGGATAACAGCGGCTGGTTTATCGACCAGATACTTAATGATGTTGAGGCCATTGTCCACATCGGTGAGGTTGATTTTCCCTGGGTGCTTACCCACCTGGAGCATATCCTCTACGCTGATACCACTGACCAGAGCATTACCCGGTTCAATGAATTTGCAGTCACCAAGGGCCAGGTTACCATTGACCAACTCATACAGAGCTGCTTCCTGATCCGGGTTTTCGCCGTAGCGGATACCGCGTTCGTCTACACCCCCGTCTTCCGTGGGTATGGCCCAGGTCCGCTTACGGTAGACCAGGGTCTGGTCGCCAAAGGAAACGGTCATATCCATGGGAAAGGAATCACCGAGGATGGTTGTGTACATTTTCTTGATGTCGCTCATGATAGTGCTCCGGGTTGTCTTGGGGGTAGGGGTACGGCGCGCTGTCCCTACCGGAATTGCAAAAATTTTCGGTCAGACACAGAGGTCTGCCCCTACATACTTCCTGGGAAATAAAGGGCGAACACAGGGGGCGCCCCCTACAGGCTTTCCTTCCTTGACGGACAGGGAATTTCAATTGTATAAGATGCCTTCTTGCAGAGAGCTTCTTTATACGAAAGTGCCGGGTGATTCCTTGGAATCGCCTAACCAATTTTCATGTTTTGTTGTCCCACCCCAGGGGGTGGGATGGGGTTATATGAAAGCTCAAAAAGATAACGAGTATAATAGGAACAGAATTGGTTGCCAAGGGAGAAAATGGGCAGAAAGTGCGCTGTTGCTGTAGCGCAGCCCTGTTTGGGTTGGGCAGGGACGACAAAATCATTTACCCCCTGTGCCTGCTGTGTTAGATTAGCAACTATTTATACTGTTACTTCGGGTTTGTTCATTATCTCCGGGTGAGAAAAACCTCAGCAAGCAAGGGAGTGTCCATCATGTATTTTCAAGATATTATCGCGGCCCTGAATAGTTACTGGGCCTCT is from Candidatus Electrothrix sp. GW3-4 and encodes:
- a CDS encoding IMP cyclohydrolase, with the translated sequence MSDIKKMYTTILGDSFPMDMTVSFGDQTLVYRKRTWAIPTEDGGVDERGIRYGENPDQEAALYELVNGNLALGDCKFIEPGNALVSGISVEDMLQVGKHPGKINLTDVDNGLNIIKYLVDKPAAVILKHNNPCGAAVGANLADAYNKANRADRIAAFGGAVITSQAIDKATAELMSQNYLEVVCAPEFEDGALEILAKAKNLRVIRMDGINRLADFEKYRFVDFKSLIDGGIIIQQSAVNSIRSAADLKPATATWKGQEYACARQPTQQELDDMIFGWAVEHGVTSNSVIYVKDGCTTGIGTGEQDRVGVAEIAVHKAYVKYADIICFDQFGIPYADLALEIEQGKRDAGDKAAIDAKVKADRGGLPGSTMISDAFFPFRDGADVGIREGITAILQAGGSMRDYATIEACNEASPQVAMMFTGQRSFKH
- a CDS encoding nitroreductase, giving the protein MDALTCITNRRSIRAFQDKPVPRDLLTEIITTACRSPSYKNSQPWQVMVVSGKKKQGLSEMMIELLDNGTPFCPDLPAPASWPETEQARIDRLISQRTTYTGMDLNDPAIITRARKANFSFYGAPHAIYLYQDSSLSPWSLFDLGLFAQTLMLVAQAKGIGTVPQAFVTDYAQQIKEYLAIPADKRLVLGISMGYPDQEDPANGLRTQRSPVEEIASFVE
- a CDS encoding TMEM165/GDT1 family protein, whose product is MHNNVFFAVFITVFIAELGDKTQLATMLFAADKEANKLIVFLGASLALIVTSGLGVLVGGLLSQYISERHLHYLAGTGFIAIGIWTLIKA
- the arsB gene encoding ACR3 family arsenite efflux transporter encodes the protein MAEKKLSFFERYLSVWVLLCIGGGILLGKAVPEAAAALNGFAVYQVSIPIAVCLFFMMYPIMVKIDFAQVLRSARTPKPVLMTLFINWAIKPFTMFAIAYFFLGYLFRGFLPGTEVLANGEEVELWRSYIAGAILLGIAPCTAMVLMWGYLAKGNDGLTLVMVAINSLMMLLLYGPLGGLLLNVNAMPVPWQTMLLSVAIYVAFPLLAGYLTRKWIISRKGIDWFNAKFLHRLTPVSITALLFTLVLLFSFKGEIIIANPLTIVWIAIPLFVQTIVIFVLGYFVLARWLGLSYQDAAPAALIGASNHFEVAIATAVILFGLSSGAALATVVGVLIEVPLMLMLVAVCKRTAHLFGEGDRDESPYMAKPTE